A genomic region of Fodinisporobacter ferrooxydans contains the following coding sequences:
- the ytxJ gene encoding bacillithiol system redox-active protein YtxJ yields MTQWREIQSLDEWQNVLEQSTEKLVLLFKHSTTCPISANAFAECQAYIAGEPRQDVDYVLVKVIESRPVSNQIAADLQVKHESPQTVLLQNKQAVWNASHWSITKASLVDVLNGNA; encoded by the coding sequence ATGACACAATGGCGCGAAATTCAATCACTTGACGAATGGCAAAACGTCCTCGAACAGTCCACGGAAAAACTCGTATTGCTATTCAAACACAGTACCACATGCCCGATCAGCGCAAACGCATTTGCCGAATGCCAGGCGTACATTGCGGGCGAACCGCGTCAGGATGTGGATTACGTATTGGTCAAAGTAATCGAATCACGTCCTGTATCCAATCAAATCGCGGCAGATCTGCAGGTGAAGCATGAATCTCCGCAAACGGTTTTATTGCAAAACAAGCAGGCGGTGTGGAATGCCTCTCATTGGTCCATTACAAAAGCAAGTCTGGTAGATGTGCTGAACGGCAACGCATAA
- a CDS encoding nitroreductase family protein: protein MDVLSAITYRREISKFKTEPLSEDAVRQVLQAAYLSPKGNNLPSCEFILVTNRQTLDSLETTTPYMKWLQTAPASIVIAANPQLSKYWLQDASIAGGYIWLAATSLGLGAAWGAVYHAEDAAESASRESHVRALLHIPESLRVVAILGFGQPDMVPKEKDMYPIEQVIHREIYRNP from the coding sequence ATGGATGTATTATCTGCAATCACATACCGTCGTGAAATCAGCAAATTTAAAACAGAACCGCTTTCAGAAGATGCAGTCAGACAAGTCTTGCAAGCTGCCTACCTCTCACCAAAAGGCAACAATCTGCCTTCATGCGAATTTATCCTTGTCACAAACAGACAAACACTCGATTCATTAGAAACTACCACACCCTACATGAAATGGCTGCAGACTGCACCTGCCTCTATCGTTATTGCGGCAAATCCCCAATTGAGCAAATATTGGCTGCAAGATGCTTCGATTGCCGGCGGTTATATTTGGCTGGCAGCCACTTCCCTTGGGCTCGGCGCTGCATGGGGAGCTGTCTACCATGCGGAAGATGCGGCAGAGTCTGCCAGTCGTGAATCCCATGTGCGAGCACTCCTGCACATCCCGGAATCTTTGCGTGTGGTTGCCATACTTGGATTCGGCCAGCCGGACATGGTACCGAAAGAAAAAGATATGTATCCTATCGAACAGGTGATACATCGGGAAATCTATCGCAACCCATAA